From the Plasmodium vivax scf_6707 genomic scaffold, whole genome shotgun sequence genome, the window GGGAATTTGACggattcttcctcttcttcctccaaagAAGGATCCAACTGGAGTATActaaaattaagaagaaaatttaaagagtttaaaacataattatatgataatggtaaattttatttaaatgtattataaacatatgagtatatttttaaaaccatGTATACYttaaaaagtaaaaataaggcacccatcccaccagatacaccaaGAATAGGTCCTGGTTCAACTTCTCTTAAAACTCCAGTAATAGCACctgttatttttcccatgGTTCCTTGGTCTCCTTCCAATCCATGTTGTGGATATAATGATCGGTCATCTGTTAATTCTAATTGTTCTGGGGATTCTACTCTTTGTCTATATTGTGATTGTCCAATTCTTTCATTGCGTGTATGTGTTCTTGGTGTTATATAATCATGTGATTCTTGAAGTTCACTTACTGTGACTTCTTTTATTACTGGTTCTGGACCTCTTCCTGAGCGTAGGTCTGTTTCTACGCCCTGCTCTATACCTGATTCTGTTGTGACACTTCCTAATTCTGGTGACGAGGGTAGGGATAATGTTAATGTTAATTGTGTTTCTTCTGTACTTGTTCCACCTCGTTGATTTTCTTCTTGATGTTGTAATGCTTGTGGTTGAGGTTGTGCTAATTCTTGTGTACGCTGTTGTTTGTTTTCTTCAGGTGGTTTAGTTTGTTCTAAATTTTCTAAAGGATAAGTATAATTTGTACATTTTCCATCAAGACCATTTATAGTTTTTCTCACgttattttcaaaaggttttaatatttctttaagtTTTAAATTAGTAGGATCTATCTTCttgatataataattatattgatTAATGAAAGATTTTAATGATAAACATTTTGAATCTTCCCATTGACTATTCATTGGTAGAAGATTATTATACAGATTATACAACTCATATATAGTATTCAGTTCCTTATACATATCGTAATTTACGTAAACAATGTGTGGCAAACAT encodes:
- a CDS encoding variable surface protein Vir28-related (encoded by transcript PVX_071190A), producing the protein MLNPAIEDLVINYDDYSTITKIFKEKNDYDYSDKYDVVFKYAQREENWNEQKFKTTYDQIFRHLKNSSVMLYYMQQGCKYMSYFLHKHVTNDLHHYYDSDSFKILHKYVTYFHKYEGSTSNKLCLPHIVYVNYDMYKELNTIYELYNLYNNLLPMNSQWEDSKCLSLKSFINQYNYYIKKIDPTNLKLKEILKPFENNVRKTINGLDGKCTNYTYPLENLEQTKPPEENKQQRTQELAQPQPQALQHQEENQRGGTSTEETQLTLTLSLPSSPELGSVTTESGIEQGVETDLRSGRGPEPVIKEVTVSELQESHDYITPRTHTRNERIGQSQYRQRVESPEQLELTDDRSLYPQHGLEGDQGTMGKITGAITGVLREVEPGPILGVSVGSFFGGRRGRIRQIPSSFRGFPPGEFPNFHEYDGGFIGYGPMNINPFAE